One Staphylococcus simiae genomic region harbors:
- the nikA gene encoding nickel ABC transporter substrate-binding protein, with the protein MKFLKFASVLAASTLALTACGSSHSSDKDLNVSLPLKTKSIAPYETDVPVKIGAAESLFKTDKNGDIKKLLVKSYKQPDPNTLDIELKDNIKFQNGHKLTAEKVKNSLENSINKSDLVKYSLPIKHISAKGQHLTITTKEAYPELVSELANPFMAIYDTDAKTDVNKAPIGTGPYQIKDYKQSQKISLSKYDHYWQGQPKLNHITVTYQEDGNNRVRNLESNKVDLITDVPVDKVKDIDRNSDLKTTKESGFRTSLLMYNQTSDKMTQNTRQALDKIIDRKGIAEHIYQGYAKPATGPFNDKLKFVKEPSLSSQDINEAKKLLAKEGYSAKHPLKIRLVTYDGRPELPKIAQVLQSDAKKANVDIDIKKVDDIEGYLKDKSQWDATMYSFGTIPRGDTGYFFNQAYKKDGTINKGNYHNEKVESLIDKLNSTVDKNERHQISNEIIKQSTKDTPSSYIAYNDQIVAAQKNVKNYQVTPEGIYLIDYKTTKEK; encoded by the coding sequence CTCATCCCATTCTTCAGATAAAGATTTAAATGTGTCTTTACCACTTAAGACGAAATCCATCGCACCTTATGAAACAGATGTTCCAGTTAAAATTGGTGCCGCAGAGTCTTTATTTAAAACAGATAAAAATGGAGATATTAAAAAATTATTAGTTAAATCATATAAACAACCTGACCCTAATACATTAGACATTGAACTAAAAGACAATATTAAATTTCAAAATGGTCATAAATTAACAGCTGAAAAAGTGAAAAACAGCCTAGAAAATAGTATTAACAAAAGTGACTTAGTCAAATATTCATTACCCATCAAACACATTTCAGCTAAGGGTCAACATTTAACTATCACAACTAAAGAAGCGTATCCTGAACTAGTTTCAGAACTGGCTAATCCATTTATGGCAATATATGATACTGATGCCAAAACAGATGTTAACAAAGCACCTATTGGTACTGGACCTTATCAAATTAAAGATTATAAACAATCACAAAAAATCTCATTATCCAAATACGATCATTATTGGCAAGGTCAACCAAAATTAAATCATATTACAGTGACGTATCAAGAAGATGGTAATAACCGAGTACGTAATCTTGAATCGAATAAAGTTGATTTAATTACTGACGTACCTGTTGATAAAGTTAAGGACATCGATCGTAACAGTGATTTAAAAACCACTAAAGAATCTGGCTTTAGAACATCACTATTAATGTATAACCAAACAAGCGATAAAATGACTCAAAACACACGCCAAGCATTAGACAAAATCATAGATAGAAAAGGGATTGCGGAACATATTTATCAAGGATACGCGAAACCAGCTACTGGTCCATTTAATGACAAACTAAAATTTGTTAAAGAACCGTCACTATCATCACAAGATATTAATGAAGCTAAAAAACTATTAGCAAAAGAAGGTTATTCTGCTAAACATCCACTTAAAATTCGTTTAGTAACTTATGATGGTCGACCTGAGTTACCAAAAATTGCACAAGTATTACAGTCAGATGCTAAAAAAGCAAATGTAGATATAGATATTAAAAAAGTAGATGACATTGAAGGTTATTTAAAAGATAAATCACAATGGGATGCTACAATGTATAGTTTTGGAACAATACCACGTGGTGATACTGGCTACTTCTTTAATCAAGCCTATAAAAAAGATGGTACAATTAATAAAGGCAACTATCATAATGAAAAAGTAGAATCTTTAATTGATAAATTAAATTCAACTGTAGATAAAAATGAACGCCATCAAATTTCTAATGAAATTATTAAACAATCGACTAAAGATACTCCTAGTAGCTACATTGCTTATAACGATCAAATCGTCGCTGCACAAAAAAATGTCAAAAATTATCAAGTAACACCTGAAGGTATTTACTTAATAGACTATAAAACAACAAAAGAAAAATAA